A DNA window from Gammaproteobacteria bacterium contains the following coding sequences:
- a CDS encoding translocation/assembly module TamB domain-containing protein, whose product MNIKKIVTNTVVTLALLFVGMTGNFLLYSDAGTQVVFKIIARKTPGLSYEKISGKLLGRLEILKLKYHSDTLDLDIDKLTSQNTFNIFWLKLVMKELTAENVIINAHLLNIKQKKSSHDSFPLPFGIQANTITLKNLQVKHGEDFTLQLPPLVGSANLSAKNLDVLIYKENDESFFIKLNQNKNNMYFDMHTSINKTDCKIHFYGNKKRYALNSEVYDNHQGKLFVNGSGEGNNHNLQIVSDNLHLNDFWHSKWSQIISFNLNAQHHKKDTIIKLDKLQGVVHDQPIEGHGEVILNKRLVSEINLNILSKNSTLQIQQDKNLPERINWKLHVATIDHYFPSAKGELLAIGNVSSINTKPTLDSEFTLNNFVFKQYKITRLLLQATGELKHHDIKIKVNTKDQNGAIHIIGSYASETWKGIINQFELNNNNQRWLLAKKAAVVVNKHSLTLSPFALISSQGHIMLHGTYLVGKSLQGKMEIRNFDLSLINFLFPESLRINGKINVAAAADFKKKARLNVAAQLSPGLLHYQLHDPETFPYTGGKINVLMDGDNLKSNLSILFPDGQVKSTLELPNFKLGATQTHQKIAGNVSFNLNQPRILETLIPTIKNLSGKIMGNYAFSGTLSNPNIAGELNFSQGSFQIPKINLQITNVNIRAKSTNNLILYSGSLTSGKGILNLNGQTKIEQGAFPLELDLQGTNVLICNQPEIKIFATPNMHLALADKTLKLSGNIVIPEANIHPHDFGNTETASDDIVFIQEDGKKVENSSFRMMSSIHLSLGNKIYLNSRGIKGQVRGQMQIEDDPTKATVANGELWLQDGNYSIYGKTLQINDGRLLFTGGPISNPGLNIKATRSLQAKSNSLFASEETIKVGVQVTGTLHEPKINLYSEPAGKSSADILSYLVLGMPLNSLNQSVNKSNTQLLLQAADALNFSGNNKLLNIKDQLKKGLGLAELDIGTQSEIDPRTQETTQHTAFVLGKYLSPKFYVNYSLDLFDHTNTLKVRYLLNKFWTVQSVANTNGSGVDILYSVEK is encoded by the coding sequence TTGAATATAAAAAAAATAGTTACCAACACAGTAGTCACCCTTGCTTTGTTATTTGTAGGCATGACAGGTAACTTTCTTCTCTATTCGGATGCGGGAACACAAGTTGTCTTTAAAATAATTGCCAGAAAAACGCCTGGCCTGAGTTATGAAAAAATTTCTGGCAAGCTTTTAGGTAGACTTGAAATTTTAAAGCTTAAATATCACTCCGACACCCTAGATCTAGATATTGACAAGTTGACCTCTCAAAATACGTTCAATATTTTTTGGCTAAAATTAGTAATGAAAGAATTAACCGCTGAAAATGTTATTATCAATGCGCATTTACTCAATATAAAACAAAAAAAATCCTCCCATGATAGTTTCCCTTTACCCTTTGGAATTCAAGCCAATACAATCACCCTCAAAAATCTACAAGTAAAGCACGGCGAGGATTTCACACTCCAACTACCGCCCTTAGTGGGCTCAGCAAATCTCAGCGCGAAAAATTTAGACGTGCTCATTTATAAAGAAAATGATGAGAGCTTCTTTATAAAACTTAATCAAAACAAAAATAATATGTATTTTGATATGCACACTTCTATCAATAAAACAGACTGTAAAATACATTTCTATGGTAACAAAAAACGATATGCCCTCAATTCAGAAGTTTATGATAACCATCAAGGCAAACTATTTGTAAATGGTAGTGGCGAAGGAAATAACCACAATTTGCAAATTGTTTCTGACAATCTTCATCTAAACGATTTTTGGCATAGCAAGTGGTCGCAGATTATTAGTTTTAATTTGAATGCTCAACATCACAAAAAAGATACTATTATCAAGCTGGATAAGCTACAAGGCGTGGTGCATGATCAGCCAATCGAAGGACACGGGGAAGTTATTTTAAATAAGCGTTTAGTGTCAGAAATAAATTTAAATATTCTTTCTAAAAACTCAACCTTACAAATCCAGCAAGATAAAAATTTACCCGAGCGAATCAACTGGAAGTTGCATGTTGCCACTATAGATCATTATTTTCCTAGCGCTAAAGGTGAGTTATTAGCGATCGGAAATGTTAGCAGTATTAACACAAAGCCTACCCTTGATTCTGAGTTTACATTAAACAACTTTGTGTTTAAGCAGTACAAAATCACCCGTCTTCTCTTGCAAGCTACCGGTGAATTAAAACATCATGACATTAAGATTAAGGTAAATACTAAAGATCAAAATGGCGCGATTCATATCATAGGTAGTTATGCTTCAGAGACATGGAAAGGCATCATTAATCAATTTGAGTTAAACAATAATAATCAGCGTTGGCTTTTAGCAAAAAAAGCTGCTGTAGTCGTTAATAAACATTCTTTAACCCTAAGCCCATTTGCATTAATAAGCAGCCAAGGTCACATCATGCTGCATGGCACTTATTTAGTTGGCAAAAGCCTACAAGGTAAAATGGAGATACGAAATTTCGATCTGAGTTTAATTAACTTTCTTTTTCCTGAATCGCTACGCATCAACGGTAAAATTAATGTGGCAGCCGCAGCTGACTTTAAGAAAAAGGCTAGGCTTAATGTTGCGGCACAACTGAGCCCCGGCCTATTGCATTATCAGCTTCATGATCCAGAAACATTCCCTTACACGGGAGGAAAAATTAACGTTCTTATGGATGGAGACAATTTAAAGTCTAACCTTTCAATCCTTTTTCCAGACGGCCAAGTTAAATCTACTCTTGAATTACCGAATTTTAAATTGGGTGCAACACAAACCCATCAAAAAATCGCAGGCAACGTATCCTTTAATTTAAATCAGCCTCGCATTCTGGAAACTCTTATCCCTACAATTAAAAATCTGTCGGGGAAAATAATGGGTAACTATGCGTTTAGCGGCACACTTAGCAACCCTAACATTGCCGGTGAATTAAATTTCAGTCAAGGAAGCTTTCAGATTCCAAAAATAAACTTGCAGATAACTAATGTAAATATTCGCGCCAAAAGCACTAATAATCTAATTCTTTATAGTGGCAGCCTTACTTCAGGAAAGGGAATTTTAAACCTGAATGGACAAACAAAAATTGAACAAGGTGCCTTCCCGTTGGAGCTTGATCTGCAAGGCACCAATGTTTTAATTTGTAATCAGCCCGAAATAAAGATTTTTGCTACCCCGAATATGCATCTAGCTTTAGCCGATAAAACGTTAAAACTCTCGGGAAATATTGTAATTCCAGAAGCTAATATCCATCCTCACGATTTTGGCAATACTGAAACTGCTTCGGATGACATAGTCTTTATCCAAGAAGATGGTAAAAAGGTTGAAAATAGTAGTTTTCGAATGATGAGCTCCATTCATTTATCGTTGGGTAACAAAATTTATTTGAACTCTCGTGGCATTAAAGGGCAAGTACGCGGCCAAATGCAAATCGAAGATGACCCTACCAAGGCTACCGTGGCGAACGGCGAATTATGGCTGCAAGATGGGAATTATTCCATTTATGGTAAAACATTACAGATTAATGATGGCAGACTTCTGTTTACAGGAGGCCCTATTAGCAATCCCGGGTTGAATATCAAGGCTACTCGATCACTACAAGCGAAAAGTAATTCATTATTTGCCAGTGAAGAAACCATTAAAGTGGGCGTGCAAGTGACAGGCACGCTCCACGAACCAAAAATAAATCTTTATTCTGAGCCGGCGGGTAAAAGTTCAGCTGATATTCTTTCCTATTTAGTTTTAGGAATGCCGCTGAACTCCCTTAATCAATCAGTTAATAAATCTAATACGCAATTACTGTTACAAGCCGCTGATGCCTTAAATTTTAGCGGGAATAATAAATTACTAAACATAAAAGACCAACTTAAAAAAGGATTGGGGCTTGCTGAATTGGATATTGGTACCCAGTCAGAAATTGATCCTCGCACCCAAGAAACCACTCAACACACGGCATTTGTACTAGGGAAATATCTATCGCCTAAATTCTACGTTAATTACAGCTTAGATTTGTTCGACCATACCAATACACTTAAAGTACGTTATCTATTAAATAAATTTTGGACCGTGCAAAGCGTTGCAAATACTAACGGTAGTGGCGTGGACATTTTGTATTCCGTAGAGAAATAA
- a CDS encoding divalent metal cation transporter, giving the protein MKKIKRLSGILSNLGPGILFACVTVGGANFVQVTHAGAEYGLRLLPLILLIYILKYPFFEFAQRFSAANKQSILEGYFKIGRWALLLYIILITCTAFPTIAALTLMDANILAYFLNTTISPLILSIMLLSVCGLILLFGRYPWLDRTVKIIIAVLVISALVTFFIALPKGIKTLGSPLFNISYFAEFTFVIALMGWTPAPIDVSVWLTLWTKAKARETKRWPTLKEGLTDFNIGYAISAVLAVIFVSLGAFVMFASSQSFSSSGFLFIEQLITLFTTHIGKWGEPFIAIIIFSVLFSATLACLDAYPRAFTNALTLLIPKQKQHSDLIYWIGLLILILISTLLSGYFLKSMKKLIDIATIFAFLTAPIFGFLNYRVATCADMMPKEAVPPRALVLLSKIGLIFLIAISNLYVLLLFFPLYN; this is encoded by the coding sequence GTGAAAAAAATAAAACGTTTATCTGGTATATTAAGCAACTTAGGTCCGGGCATCTTATTTGCATGTGTCACAGTAGGTGGCGCGAATTTTGTCCAAGTCACGCATGCAGGGGCAGAATATGGCTTACGGCTGCTACCACTTATCCTTCTTATCTATATTTTAAAATATCCTTTTTTTGAGTTTGCCCAACGTTTCAGCGCCGCAAATAAGCAGAGCATTCTAGAGGGCTATTTCAAAATTGGACGATGGGCCCTCCTCCTCTACATTATTTTAATTACGTGTACTGCCTTTCCAACTATCGCAGCATTAACCCTGATGGATGCCAACATTCTGGCATATTTTTTAAACACCACTATTTCACCCTTAATTTTAAGCATTATGCTTCTGAGTGTTTGCGGCCTAATTCTATTGTTTGGCAGATATCCCTGGCTTGATAGGACGGTGAAAATTATTATTGCAGTCTTAGTGATTAGCGCACTGGTTACTTTTTTTATCGCGCTCCCCAAGGGCATTAAAACCCTAGGCAGCCCTCTATTTAATATTTCGTACTTTGCGGAATTTACTTTTGTTATTGCGTTAATGGGCTGGACCCCTGCCCCGATTGATGTTTCTGTCTGGCTAACGTTATGGACGAAGGCAAAAGCGCGTGAAACAAAACGATGGCCCACCCTGAAAGAGGGGTTAACCGATTTTAATATTGGGTATGCAATTTCCGCTGTTTTGGCTGTCATCTTTGTATCACTCGGGGCTTTTGTCATGTTTGCCTCGAGTCAAAGTTTTTCTAGCTCTGGTTTTCTATTCATTGAACAACTGATCACCTTATTCACCACGCATATTGGAAAATGGGGCGAACCTTTCATTGCAATTATTATATTTTCAGTGCTTTTTAGTGCCACCTTGGCGTGCCTTGACGCCTACCCTCGTGCTTTTACCAATGCTTTGACTCTCTTAATACCAAAACAAAAGCAACATAGTGACCTTATCTACTGGATAGGATTATTGATATTAATATTGATAAGTACCTTACTTTCAGGCTATTTTCTCAAGAGCATGAAAAAATTGATCGATATTGCCACTATCTTCGCATTTCTAACAGCGCCTATCTTTGGGTTTCTGAACTATAGGGTTGCGACCTGTGCAGATATGATGCCAAAAGAAGCTGTACCACCCAGGGCGCTTGTTTTGTTGAGCAAAATTGGGTTGATCTTTCTAATTGCCATTAGCAATTTGTATGTGCTGTTACTCTTTTTTCCGCTGTATAATTAA
- a CDS encoding outer membrane protein assembly factor has protein sequence MIKKFLLITFLIFYTTIASTQVKQNFHGVGGDILADIIVRTKSGPDEVQNSLTPQQAQLYLEQTTIEIKNSLAAYGYFKPDVKTTLNHAKNNWVINFYIKPGELLRITKLDLQVSGEGLSDEAFQLYLQNFPLKQGDVVRSKVYHEAKSGLVDLAAQRGYFAAKIEQSTIFIDLQKYEATISIRFDTGPRYYFGEIHFLPSPYSRRFLQRFVPFKKEAPYSNKKIVKLQENLGNSNFFQQVIVTPRPEQAENLNVPIEVEVIPRKKVQYSLGLGFGTDTGPRGIAELQVRRLNPSGHHFEALIQPSQKMNHCEASYVIPGYNPVTDLYKLSAAAEEQHLDTSGKSRNEKIEASYIRTFFGWQQTLSLGLRDEHSVPTDGRPIINSTMLLPNLNWSRIKSDDPLNPNRGYQINFNLRGATKSLISNTDFIQGLVQAKALVPLSSVTRLVARGQLGYTFISDIDQLPISLQFYTGGSQTVRGYQFQEIGPGRTLLVGSVELQQKIKGNLYAALFMDAGNVSNGLTNNLMKSVGVGVLWRSPIGAIEITLAQALDKPGQPRLLQFSMGPEL, from the coding sequence ATGATAAAAAAATTTTTACTAATAACCTTTTTGATTTTCTATACAACCATCGCATCCACTCAGGTAAAACAAAATTTCCATGGAGTAGGCGGTGATATTCTCGCTGATATTATTGTGAGAACAAAAAGTGGCCCCGATGAGGTTCAAAATTCTTTGACCCCGCAACAGGCGCAATTATATTTAGAACAGACCACCATCGAGATAAAAAATTCTTTGGCTGCCTACGGTTATTTCAAACCGGATGTGAAAACCACCCTTAATCATGCGAAAAATAACTGGGTCATAAACTTTTATATCAAACCCGGGGAATTACTGCGGATCACAAAGCTCGATTTGCAGGTCAGCGGTGAAGGTCTATCGGATGAAGCATTTCAGTTGTATTTACAAAATTTTCCACTGAAACAAGGAGATGTGGTTCGCTCAAAAGTTTATCATGAGGCTAAATCAGGATTAGTTGATCTTGCTGCACAACGCGGCTATTTTGCAGCAAAAATTGAGCAGAGCACTATCTTTATTGATTTACAAAAGTATGAAGCGACGATCAGCATCCGTTTTGATACAGGGCCACGTTATTATTTTGGCGAGATACACTTTTTGCCTTCACCCTATTCGCGGCGATTTTTGCAAAGATTCGTACCCTTTAAAAAAGAGGCGCCCTATTCCAATAAAAAAATTGTAAAGCTGCAAGAAAACTTAGGCAATTCTAATTTTTTTCAGCAAGTCATAGTGACTCCTCGTCCGGAACAAGCTGAGAACTTAAACGTACCCATTGAGGTTGAAGTAATCCCTCGCAAAAAGGTGCAATATAGCTTAGGTCTAGGATTTGGTACGGATACTGGACCAAGAGGCATCGCAGAGCTGCAGGTGCGTCGTCTAAATCCAAGCGGCCATCATTTTGAGGCACTTATACAGCCTTCTCAAAAGATGAATCACTGCGAGGCAAGCTATGTCATCCCAGGGTATAATCCTGTCACTGATTTATATAAACTAAGCGCAGCTGCAGAAGAACAGCACTTAGATACCAGCGGTAAGAGTCGCAATGAAAAAATTGAAGCCAGCTATATTCGAACATTTTTTGGTTGGCAGCAAACTCTTTCGCTCGGCTTACGTGACGAGCATTCCGTTCCCACTGACGGGCGCCCAATCATTAATTCTACCATGCTGTTACCCAATCTTAATTGGTCACGAATCAAAAGTGATGACCCGTTAAATCCGAATAGAGGCTATCAAATTAATTTTAATTTGCGAGGTGCAACTAAGTCATTAATATCAAACACAGATTTCATTCAAGGATTAGTACAAGCTAAAGCATTGGTACCTCTTTCGTCAGTAACTCGGCTCGTCGCTAGAGGACAATTGGGCTACACGTTTATTTCAGATATCGATCAGTTGCCCATTTCATTACAATTTTATACCGGGGGGTCGCAAACTGTGCGCGGATATCAATTCCAAGAAATCGGCCCCGGTAGAACATTGCTCGTGGGATCAGTTGAACTGCAACAAAAAATTAAAGGCAACCTCTACGCGGCTCTATTTATGGATGCTGGCAATGTGAGTAATGGGCTAACCAATAATTTAATGAAGAGCGTGGGAGTCGGGGTCCTGTGGCGTTCACCGATAGGTGCAATAGAAATAACGCTCGCCCAAGCGTTAGATAAACCGGGGCAACCTCGCTTATTACAATTCAGCATGGGACCAGAACTTTGA
- a CDS encoding mechanosensitive ion channel yields MNNKFYRWSVIATILCVVLFNIAVFAFDNGDHQSTLAISDRQLNIDKESNLLVRKQYWDLKNARDRQYQLLREKGVSSTIIKHAQLDYIAAKAAVEGANIALTDAVESADDTSTSIRNLEKNLQSLILVTKSNEEGKIISVEANLEFQKRLQQIQNDRITTLNQIKAVTQQRLKLEDLWQQKLQVLYTLQKQDQQRNHLSEVLSGLQRQQQNWLIRMRGLTQELQVLTAQGEVNDTNLKKLHLQILEAEENVALIRLKSYLVHVQNRIENLDQMNKMQKPSTQLSELVEQSSNTLEQLNSTEEFIRGKIHFLTMKKNELTADLNKQILSAEDAYSYSRMLTNLSDEYNKEINNIDSLVKKAAYYQKDFKLQLQHHLSERHKFPSEWAGWLTLGQRMLQIPYLLSNASTNFAEQTYSQWQEGKNNFFNFALLLLPFIFGAWFYLRRFLLNVEINIKEDKQRFSTNIAYIVVELVRRNLGSMFFLGILIALTMNLNASSFLFIYLFLVFLCFKIFLSIAKLTLLENVNDISGKDVKLYYRIKWSLILGLMLSTLSVVAHNMPVAYEAKTLVNRLFMAFILIIAWQLYKARAVIPSMLESIIHIPRRYFYRVLQVLGILIPLALVFNAVIGLLGYVELAWAVAKYQVIFILVLAGYLVVRGLLTDGMELISELFIRYVKQGWLWTEAILKPLDRIFRIVLFILSCIFLLRLFNLDNNEFFINTVDQLLRKKLFSIGGNSINPLMLCELLIIISLIKWLAHWSREFSYRWLYVNAKDVGVRNSLSIFTQYASVIVSVIIGLKLLGLDLRGFTVVAAAFAAGIGFGMRDLIVNFFSGILLLIERPFRTGDIITLGSYEGEVIITGMRSMTIRTWDHMEVIVPNADMFTKPFVNWTHHDNIVRTVITLKIHREDDPHRVQKLIMNLLRQHASVAKEPSSEVIMSELSDALIEMQVRYYVLLTPQRTRTGVRSEVLFAIWDCFKENNIRSPNPQYDLIVKNQHNDVFEGSVAEFSL; encoded by the coding sequence ATGAATAACAAATTTTACCGATGGTCGGTTATAGCCACCATTTTATGCGTAGTATTATTTAACATTGCAGTGTTTGCTTTTGATAATGGCGATCATCAATCGACATTAGCCATTTCTGATCGCCAACTTAACATCGATAAAGAAAGTAATCTCCTAGTTAGGAAGCAATACTGGGATCTTAAAAATGCCCGCGATAGGCAATATCAATTGCTACGGGAAAAAGGGGTTAGCTCCACCATAATCAAACATGCTCAACTTGACTACATTGCAGCGAAAGCAGCAGTCGAGGGCGCAAATATTGCATTAACGGATGCAGTAGAATCAGCAGACGATACTAGCACCTCTATTCGCAATCTTGAAAAAAATCTTCAGAGCCTAATATTGGTCACAAAGAGCAATGAAGAGGGCAAAATAATTTCGGTGGAAGCTAATCTCGAATTTCAGAAGAGATTACAGCAAATTCAAAACGATCGAATTACCACCCTTAATCAAATAAAAGCAGTTACCCAACAACGGTTGAAACTTGAAGATCTCTGGCAACAAAAACTGCAGGTTCTTTATACTCTCCAAAAACAAGATCAACAGCGTAACCACCTTTCAGAAGTTCTATCTGGCTTGCAACGCCAGCAGCAAAATTGGCTGATAAGAATGCGTGGTTTAACACAAGAATTGCAAGTTCTAACGGCACAGGGTGAAGTGAATGATACAAATCTTAAAAAATTGCATTTGCAAATTCTAGAAGCGGAAGAAAATGTTGCCTTAATAAGATTAAAATCTTACTTAGTTCATGTGCAAAATCGTATCGAAAATCTTGACCAAATGAATAAGATGCAAAAACCATCAACGCAATTGAGCGAGCTGGTTGAACAGTCTTCGAATACGCTGGAACAGTTAAATTCTACCGAAGAATTTATTCGTGGAAAAATACATTTTTTAACGATGAAAAAAAATGAGTTGACCGCAGACTTAAATAAGCAAATTTTATCGGCTGAAGATGCTTATAGTTATTCACGCATGTTGACCAATTTGAGCGATGAATATAACAAAGAAATTAATAATATAGATTCATTAGTTAAAAAGGCAGCTTATTATCAAAAAGATTTTAAATTGCAGTTACAACATCATTTGTCTGAACGTCACAAATTTCCCTCGGAGTGGGCGGGTTGGTTAACGTTAGGTCAGCGCATGCTGCAGATTCCCTACTTGCTATCCAATGCTTCTACTAATTTTGCCGAGCAAACTTATTCACAGTGGCAAGAAGGCAAAAATAACTTCTTCAACTTTGCATTATTATTGCTACCTTTCATTTTTGGTGCGTGGTTTTATTTGAGACGTTTTTTGCTTAATGTCGAAATTAATATTAAAGAAGACAAACAACGGTTTTCTACTAATATTGCCTACATAGTGGTTGAGCTGGTCAGACGTAATTTAGGGAGTATGTTTTTTCTCGGGATTTTGATTGCGTTAACGATGAACCTCAATGCGTCTTCTTTTCTGTTTATTTATCTCTTTTTAGTATTCCTGTGTTTCAAAATCTTTTTGAGTATTGCGAAATTAACGTTGCTTGAAAATGTAAATGATATTTCCGGAAAAGATGTGAAACTATATTACCGAATAAAATGGTCGCTCATTTTGGGGTTGATGCTCTCAACTCTTTCTGTGGTTGCACACAATATGCCGGTAGCTTATGAGGCGAAGACATTAGTAAATAGGCTATTTATGGCATTTATCTTGATCATTGCCTGGCAGTTATATAAAGCACGCGCAGTTATCCCGAGTATGTTAGAGTCAATCATCCATATTCCGCGACGTTATTTTTATAGGGTGCTACAAGTATTGGGCATACTCATTCCTCTCGCCCTCGTTTTTAATGCCGTCATCGGTTTATTAGGCTATGTTGAATTAGCGTGGGCAGTGGCAAAATATCAAGTTATTTTCATTCTTGTGCTGGCCGGTTATTTGGTGGTTCGGGGACTTTTAACTGATGGTATGGAACTTATTTCAGAGCTGTTTATTCGTTATGTTAAGCAAGGATGGTTATGGACCGAAGCCATTTTGAAACCTCTAGATCGCATTTTTCGAATTGTTTTATTCATACTCAGTTGCATATTCTTATTGCGATTATTCAATTTGGATAATAATGAGTTTTTCATTAATACCGTTGATCAATTGCTGCGTAAAAAATTATTTTCCATAGGGGGCAATTCCATCAACCCCTTAATGTTATGCGAGCTTTTAATCATTATATCTTTGATAAAGTGGCTGGCGCATTGGTCACGTGAATTCTCATATCGTTGGTTATATGTAAACGCGAAAGATGTGGGAGTGCGAAATAGCTTATCCATCTTCACCCAATATGCCAGCGTCATTGTCTCAGTGATAATTGGTTTGAAGTTATTAGGGCTAGATTTACGCGGTTTTACAGTGGTGGCTGCTGCATTCGCAGCAGGGATAGGTTTTGGCATGCGTGATTTAATCGTAAACTTTTTTAGTGGTATTTTATTACTGATTGAGCGCCCATTTAGAACGGGCGATATCATTACCTTAGGAAGTTATGAAGGGGAAGTTATCATTACAGGAATGCGTTCTATGACTATCCGCACCTGGGATCATATGGAAGTCATCGTCCCTAATGCTGACATGTTTACCAAGCCATTTGTAAATTGGACCCATCACGATAACATCGTTAGAACCGTGATCACGCTAAAAATTCATCGTGAAGATGATCCCCATAGGGTACAGAAATTAATCATGAATCTGCTTCGCCAGCATGCTTCTGTTGCTAAAGAACCGTCATCAGAAGTTATCATGAGTGAATTAAGCGATGCGCTCATCGAAATGCAAGTCAGATACTATGTACTTTTAACACCGCAGCGTACCCGAACAGGTGTGCGATCAGAAGTATTGTTTGCAATATGGGATTGCTTTAAAGAAAACAATATTCGATCACCCAATCCACAATATGATTTGATCGTAAAAAACCAGCATAATGATGTGTTTGAAGGCTCTGTCGCTGAATTCAGTCTCTAA
- a CDS encoding type I pantothenate kinase: protein MEIIYSPYLRFDRFAWRDFRGNMPLTLTNEDIVKLRGKYESVSLDEVIEVYLPLSRLLNLYVTAAQELFQVTAQFLGHPEPRVPYIIGIVGSVAVGKSTTSRVLQALLSTWDTHPNVEIVTTDGFLYPNEILAQKNLLQRKGFPESYDLRRLITFLNDLKAGKKELEVPIYSHQYYDVTSEVQKIHHPDIVILEGLNLLQQTPDSLNKQKTQVFATDYFDFSIYVDADTSMIKEWYLERFMKFRELARKDPSLFLHQFTAMSDKDALYHAEKVWIEINALNLNENILPYKERAKLILHKDKNHSVQEVYLRKI from the coding sequence ATGGAAATTATTTATTCTCCTTATCTGCGCTTTGATAGATTCGCCTGGCGAGACTTCAGAGGCAATATGCCGTTAACATTGACTAATGAGGATATTGTAAAATTACGCGGAAAATATGAGTCGGTTTCCTTAGATGAAGTAATCGAAGTCTATTTGCCGCTTTCACGTTTGTTGAACCTGTATGTCACTGCAGCACAAGAATTATTTCAGGTCACCGCACAATTTTTGGGTCATCCAGAGCCTCGGGTTCCTTATATAATTGGGATTGTAGGCAGTGTAGCAGTAGGTAAAAGCACGACTTCAAGAGTATTACAGGCCCTACTTTCGACGTGGGATACCCATCCGAATGTGGAAATTGTCACCACCGATGGCTTCTTATACCCGAATGAAATTTTAGCGCAAAAGAACTTATTGCAGCGCAAAGGATTTCCAGAAAGTTATGACCTTAGACGATTAATCACTTTTTTAAACGATTTGAAGGCGGGCAAAAAAGAGCTTGAGGTCCCTATCTATTCTCATCAGTACTACGATGTCACCTCTGAAGTCCAAAAAATTCATCATCCTGATATTGTCATATTGGAAGGCTTGAATTTGTTACAACAGACCCCCGACAGCCTCAATAAACAAAAAACTCAGGTTTTTGCGACAGATTATTTTGACTTTAGTATCTATGTGGATGCCGACACATCCATGATTAAGGAATGGTATCTGGAACGTTTCATGAAATTTCGAGAACTTGCCAGAAAAGACCCGTCACTTTTTTTGCATCAGTTTACAGCAATGTCAGACAAAGATGCGCTATATCATGCAGAGAAAGTGTGGATAGAGATTAATGCACTTAATCTTAATGAAAATATCCTGCCTTATAAGGAACGAGCAAAGTTAATTTTACATAAAGACAAAAATCATTCAGTACAAGAAGTTTATTTAAGAAAAATCTGA